From the genome of Hymenobacter gelipurpurascens:
CCGGCTCCGCTGGAGCCCGGTGCTTTGACCATCAGTGCCCACTACCAGCAGTGGCAGCAGGAGAATGAGGGCCTGCATTCCGCGTCCCACCTGCGCCACTATCAGCACGTCGTTGACCAACTGGAAAAATGGAAGCCGAACCTGCTCGCGAGTCAGCTCACTGAGCAGCTGGTGCAGGAGTGGCGCCGTAAGTTAGTCGCGCGCGGCGACGCCGATGGCAGCATTGCCGAGCACTACAAGTTCTTCCGGCTGCTGGCCACACGCATCGGTCTGAACCCGAAAGCGCCGTGGCTCCGCTACAAAGCGGTGCACGCGGTTCAGCTCGACCTGACTCGTGAGGAGTTGCAGGCGCTGCTGGTGGTGCAGCTGGATGATCCACGCCTAGCAGAAGAGCGGGATCGGTGGCTGCTCCAGTGCTTTTCCGGCCGGCGTGACTCGGATATGCGCCTGCTCTCGCCTCAGCAGATCACCACGCTGCGCACGGCAGAGGGCGAAACCGTAACCGCTATTCGCCACTACCAGGGCAAGACGGCCGCCGAAGTGCTGCTGCCCTTGCCGCCTGTGGCAGTGCGAATCGGCGAGCGGTGGCAGTGGCAGCTTCCGGAGCGGGTCAACCGGCGTCGTACCGGTCAGATCAAGGAAGTGGCCAAACTGGCCGGCCTGAACCGGATGTTCAATGATGCCAAGATTTCTAATGGGCAGGTGACCGATAACTACCGGCCGGTGTGGGAAGTGATTGGCACGCACACCGCTCGACACACCGCCGGCAGCCTGCTGCTCGAATTCAGCGGAGGCGATAAGTCATTGGCAGCGTACC
Proteins encoded in this window:
- a CDS encoding site-specific integrase, with amino-acid sequence MARIRQAFYNKFRLHVYLRRPNSEGFHQVRIVCYFHGTDFSVSPGLLILPERKTARKTHQLFEPKTGRVLSDHPEADYINEELGKWEKKLRDAFRTLAGPLGTTQVTRDMMEEAVFPATTPSQAPAPAPLEPGALTISAHYQQWQQENEGLHSASHLRHYQHVVDQLEKWKPNLLASQLTEQLVQEWRRKLVARGDADGSIAEHYKFFRLLATRIGLNPKAPWLRYKAVHAVQLDLTREELQALLVVQLDDPRLAEERDRWLLQCFSGRRDSDMRLLSPQQITTLRTAEGETVTAIRHYQGKTAAEVLLPLPPVAVRIGERWQWQLPERVNRRRTGQIKEVAKLAGLNRMFNDAKISNGQVTDNYRPVWEVIGTHTARHTAGSLLLEFSGGDKSLAAYLLGHAQNATSTDIYAKDKAKRVAGPLLQAWEQILGPHYDADPAGWVHAEDGGPIRAKQYVKRKKTT